From the genome of Impatiens glandulifera chromosome 9, dImpGla2.1, whole genome shotgun sequence, one region includes:
- the LOC124913643 gene encoding 2-hydroxyacyl-CoA lyase-like: MADSSTLIDGNIMVAKALARAGIDRMFGVVGIPVTSLANRAVALGIRFIAFHNEQSAGYAASAYGYLTGKPGVLLTVSGPGCVHGLAGLSNAAINCWPMVMISGSCDQKDYGRGDFQELDQIAAAKPFSKFSVKATDIREIPNCVFQVVDQAVSGRPGGCYLDLPTDVLHQTVTESEAEKLLSDAENSRKRGEIKSVGGSEIAKAVSLLRSAERPLIVFGKGAAYSRAENELKNLVESAGIPFLPTPMGKGLLPDQHELAATAARSLAIGKCDVALIVGARLNWLLHFGESPKWSNDVKFILVDVSKEEIELRKPYLGLIGDAKEVLSSINKEIKNNPFCLGKSHPWVEAIAKKAKENVLKMEAQLAKDVVPFNFLTPMRIIRDAILGIGSPAPILVSEGANTMDVGRGVLIQTEPRTRLDAGTWGTMGVGLGYCIAAAVASPDRLVVAVEGDSGFGFSAMEVETLVRYQLPVVVIVFNNGGVYGGDRRNPEEISGPFKDDPAPTSFVPGAAYHVLSQAFGGKGYLVGTPDELKSALDISFSEKKPAVINVTIDPYAGAESGRMQHKN, encoded by the exons ATGGCGGATTCATCCACACTCATCGATGGTAACATCATGGTTGCTAAAGCCTTGGCACGCGCTGGCATTGATAGAATGTTCGGCGTCGTAGGAATTCCAGTAACATCTCTAGCCAATCGTGCCGTCGCCTTGGGAATCCGCTTCATCGCCTTCCACAATGAGCAATCCGCCGGATACGCTGCCTCCGCATATGGCTACTTGACTGGAAAACCAGGAGTTCTTCTCACAGTATCCGGCCCCGGCTGCGTCCACGGCCTCGCTGGTCTCTCTAATGCTGCCATCAATTGCTGGCCGATGGTCATGATTTCCGGATCTTGCGATCAGAAGGATTATGGCCGGGGAGACTTCCAGGAGCTTGATCAGATTGCTGCGGCAAAACCCTTCTCGAAATTCTCCGTGAAAGCGACGGATATTCGTGAAATCCCTAATTGTGTCTTCCAGGTCGTTGATCAGGCGGTGTCCGGTCGTCCAGGAGGATGTTATTTGGATCTTCCGACTGACGTTCTTCATCAAACTGTAACTGAATCGGAGGCCGAGAAATTGCTATCTGATGCAGAGAATTCCAGAAAACGAGGAGAAATTAAGTCAGTCGGAGGTTCTGAGATTGCGAAAGCTGTTTCTCTCCTTCGGTCTGCTGAGAGGCCTCTGATTGTATTTGGTAAGGGAGCTGCTTACTCTAGAGCTGAAAATGAATTGAAAAACTTGGTTGAGTCTGCAGGAATTCCTTTCCTGCCCACCCCAATGGGGAAAGGTTTATTACCCGATCAGCACGAGCTGGCTGCAACTGCAGCCAGGTCTCTTGCGATTGGAAAATGTGATGTGGCTCTTATAGTTGGTGCTCGGCTGAATTGGCTGCTGCACTTTGGGGAATCACCCAAATGGTCTAATGATGTTAAATTCATATTGGTTGATGTAAGTAAGGAAGAGATAGAACTTAGGAAGCCTTATCTAGGATTGATCGGAGATGCAAAAGAAGTTTTGTCATCGATCAACAAGGAAATTAAGAACAACCCGTTCTGTTTGGGGAAGAGCCATCCTTGGGTGGAGGCCATAGCAAAGAAGGCGAAGGAGAATGTGTTGAAAATGGAGGCACAATTGGCAAAGGATGTGGTTCCATTTAATTTCTTGACACCAATGAGGATTATTCGGGATGCAATTCTTGGAATTGGCAGTCCTGCTCCAATATTGGTGTCTGAAGGAGCAAACACCATGGATGTGGGTAGAGGAGTTTTGATTCAGACAGAGCCAAGGACTAGGTTAGATGCAGGTACTTGGGGTACAATGGGAGTTGGTTTGGGTTATTGCATTGCTGCAGCCGTGGCTTCACCTGATAGGCTTGTTGTGGCTGTTGAAGGTGATTCTGGATTTGGTTTTAGTGCAATGGAAGTTGAG ACTTTGGTTCGATATCAGCTACCAGTAGTGGTGATAGTGTTCAACAATGGGGGTGTTTATGGTGGGGATAGGAGGAACCCTGAAGAAATCTCGGGGCCTTTCAAGGACGATCCAGCACCTACATCTTTTGTCCCTGGAGCTGCATATCATGTCCTAAGCCAGGCCTTTGGAGGGAAAGGGTACCTTGTGGGAACACCCGACGAGCTCAAGTCTGCACTCGATATATCCTTTTCTGAGAAGAAGCCAGCCGTTATAAACGTTACAATTGACCCCTATGCTGGTGCTGAAAGTGGGAGGATGCAGCACAAGAATTGA
- the LOC124915727 gene encoding RING-H2 finger protein ATL32-like, protein MRTSIHLILLLLLLPYASFAQSDSNPASSQYPYKNLNSSMTIIIVIFVVIFFLIALMSIYIRHCFDNNEEWSSSSNSTHQRSSTTRFWKRNQGLDTSLVESFPTFSFSEIKDRKIGNAAAASLECAVCLNELDDGEILRLLPKCGHVFHRDCIDNWIVSHNTCPVCRTDLSKKNTARIVDSTTDVVGETVLTTTTDHNQISITISNVVVHNNTFPSSENLKPEKEIVIEKLRRSRSTGELPSKVNSCGVSFSSEDDRSGGEGSNQERSGGGDGGGGWPFLRRTGSAAENGRSTVCDCNLAVKIDGDARPLTVPV, encoded by the coding sequence ATGAGAACTTCCATACACCTtatcctccttcttcttcttcttccatacGCCTCCTTTGCACAATCCGATTCCAATCCTGCATCCTCTCAATACCCATACAAAAATCTCAACAGCTCCATGACCATAATCATCGTCATCTTCGTCGTCATATTCTTCTTAATAGCTCTCATGTCCATCTACATTCGTCATTGCTTCGATAACAATGAAGAATGGTCATCATCATCAAATTCCACCCACCAACGTTCATCCACAACCCGATTCTGGAAACGTAATCAAGGTCTAGATACTTCGCTCGTTGAATCGTTTCCAACTTTTTCATTTTCGGAGATTAAGGATCGCAAGATCGGAAACGCCGCCGCCGCTTCACTTGAATGCGCCGTCTGTCTCAACGAACTTGACGACGGCGAAATCCTTCGACTTCTACCCAAATGCGGACACGTGTTCCATCGCGATTGTATCGATAATTGGATCGTTTCTCATAATACCTGTCCTGTCTGTCGGACGGATTTATCGAAGAAAAATACCGCCCGGATAGTCGACAGTACAACTGATGTTGTTGGGGAAACAGTACTAACAACAACAACAGATCATAATCAAATTTCAATTACTATAAGTAATGTTGTTGTTCATAACAATACATTTCCGTCGTCGGAGAATTTGAAACCGGAAAAGGAGATTGTGATCGAGAAGCTTCGTAGGTCGCGCTCGACGGGTGAGTTACCCAGTAAGGTGAATAGCTGCGGCGTCTCTTTCTCGTCGGAGGATGATCGGAGCGGCGGGGAAGGGAGCAATCAGGAGAGGTCAGGCGGCGGCGACGGCGGCGGCGGGTGGCCGTTTTTACGGAGGACAGGTTCGGCGGCAGAGAATGGACGTTCAACGGTATGTGACTGTAATTTGGCCGTTAAGATAGACGGAGATGCCAGACCACTGACCGTTCcggtttaa
- the LOC124916493 gene encoding ATP synthase subunit beta, mitochondrial-like, with amino-acid sequence MASRKLLSLSSLLKTHVRSSTTLKFPNRQSSHINNASQTGFLFNRVAGYAAAASAARSLSTKETGKITDEATAAGSIGRVCQVIGAVVDVRFEQGGLPPIMSALEVQDNSVRVVLEVAAHLGENTVRTIAMEATEGMVRGQKVLNTGAPITVPVGRGTLGRIMNVIGEAVDGSGEIKTDHYLPIHREPPLFVDQSTEQEVLVTGIKVVDLLAPYQKGGKIGLFGGAGVGKTVLIMELINNVAKAHGGFSVFAGVGERTREGNDLYREMIESGVIKLGDKLSESKCALVYGQMNEPPGARARVALTGLTVAEHFRDNEGQDVLLFVDNIFRFTQANSEVSALLGRIPSAVGYQPTLASDLGGLQERITTTKKGSITSVQAVYVPADDLSDPAPATTFAHLDATTVLSRQIAELGIYPAVDPLDSTSRMLSPHILGDEHYGTALGVKKVLQDYKSLQDIIAILGMDELSEDDKLTVARARKIQRFLSQPFQVAEIFTGAPGKYVELKETTASFKDVLGGKYDDLPEQAFYMVGGIEEVIAKGEKLAKVTTAT; translated from the exons atggctTCTCGTAAACTCCTGTCCCTGTCTTCTCTTCTAAAAACGCATGTACGATCATCTACCACCTTAAAATTCCCAAATCGACAATCTAGTCATATTAATAATGCATCCCAAACCGGTTTTCTCTTTAACCGGGTGGCAGGTTACGCCGCGGCCGCCTCAGCTGCACGTTCCCTGTCGACAAAGGAGACGGGGAAGATTACTGATGAGGCGACTGCGGCGGGTTCGATCGGACGCGTTTGTCAGGTTATCGGAGCGGTTGTGGATGTGAGATTCGAGCAAGGTGGATTACCTCCAATCATGTCGGCCCTGGAGGTTCAAGACAATTCTGTTAGAGTTGTGCTTGAGGTGGCGGCGCATTTGGGTGAGAACACGGTTAGAACAATCGCCATGGAAGCTACTGAAGGCATGGTTAGAGGCCAGAAAGTTCTCAACACTGGTGCACCCATTACG GTGCCTGTAGGCAGGGGAACCCTTGGCCGAATTATGAATGTTATTGGAGAGGCTGTTGATGGAAGTGGTGAAATAA AAACGGATCATTATCTACCAATCCATCGAGAACCACCTCTTTTCGTGGATCAATCAACAGAACAAGAGGTTCTTGTAACTGGAATCAAGGTGGTGGATCTACTTGCGCCTTATCAAAAAGGAGGTAAAATTGGTCTGTTTGGAGGTGCGGGTGTGGGGAAAACGGTGCTCATTATGGAACTGATCAACAACGTAGCCAAAGCTCATGGAGGTTTCTCTGTTTTCGCGGGTGTTGGCGAAAGGACTCGAGAGGGGAATGATTTGTATAGAGAAATGATCGAAAGTGGAGTCATTAAGCTTGGAGATAAGCTG AGTGAAAGCAAATGCGCACTTGTGTATGGTCAAATGAACGAGCCACCGGGTGCTCGTGCACGAGTGGCTCTAACCGGTCTCACGGTGGCAGAGCATTTCAGAGACAACGAAGGACAGGACGTGCTTCTCTTTGTAGACAACATCTTTCGTTTCACCCAAGCGAATTCAGAGGTGTCTGCTCTGTTAGGACGAATCCCATCGGCTGTGGGTTACCAACCAACTCTAGCCTCAGATCTCGGCGGTCTTCAAGAGAGAATCACAACAACCAAGAAAGGATCCATCACTTCTGTCCAGGCGGTTTACGTACCAGCTGATGACTTATCCGATCCAGCTCCAGCCACCACCTTTGCTCACTTGGACGCCACTACCGTCCTAAGTCGACAG ATTGCGGAGTTGGGGATATATCCAGCGGTTGATCCATTGGATTCAACGTCACGAATGCTTTCACCCCATATATTGGGAGATGAACATTATGGTACAGCTTTAGGAGTGAAGAAGGTTTTGCAAGATTACAAGAGTCTTCAAGATATTATTGCTATTTTGGGAATGGATGAGCTGAGTGAAGACGACAAACTGACGGTGGCTCGTGCTAGAAAGATTCAGAGGTTCTTGAGCCAACCGTTTCAAGTTGCGGAGATCTTTACCGGTGCGCCGGGGAAATACGTGGAGCTTAAGGAAACAACGGCGAGTTTTAAGGATGTTTTGGGTGGAAAATACGATGATCTGCCGGAACAAGCGTTTTATATGGTTGGAGGAATAGAAGAAGTCATTGCCAAAGGTGAGAAGCTTGCTAAAGTAACTACTGCCACTTGA